The following coding sequences are from one Neovison vison isolate M4711 chromosome X, ASM_NN_V1, whole genome shotgun sequence window:
- the LOC122896513 gene encoding LOW QUALITY PROTEIN: DDB1- and CUL4-associated factor 12-like protein 2 (The sequence of the model RefSeq protein was modified relative to this genomic sequence to represent the inferred CDS: inserted 1 base in 1 codon), giving the protein MKVKTSKELLPRQNDLPVPNAVTERSPPSGLSEKPTVPQPTPPIQGPRVAASTHLPPTLTQQQTGSRKLQPSXAGSANSWSQSSAATESKRPLLPKKQKRLASRCWLVHSLKGHEVGSWGGAGLSGSEGELRRCAVQKLPELLKERELALGTLNKVFASQWLNTRQVVCGTKCNTLFVVDVHSGQITRDRGPWLARAQQTCGIHTIELNPSKTLLATGGENPNSLAIYQLPTLDPVCLGDRHGHKDWIFTIVWMSDIVAVSGSRDSTVALWRMDPDMFNGSIAWHNDAGLPVYAHIRPRDMETIPRSSTSPSNRKVQALAFSGKNQELGAVSLDGYFHLWKARSTLSRLLSIRLPYCRENVCLTYCDELSLYAVGSQSHVSFLDPRQRQQNIRPLCSREGGTGVRSLSFYQHIITVGTGHGSLLFYDIRAQKFLEERASTSPDASPGPSGRKLKLTCGRGWLNHDDLWVNYFGGIGEFPNALYTHCYNWPEMKLFVAGGPLPSGLHGNDAGLWS; this is encoded by the exons ATGAAAGTCAAAACCTCCAAGGAACTTCTTCCTCGTCAAAATGACTTGCCAGTTCCCAACGCTGTGACTGAGAGGTCCCCACCATCAGGCCTATCAGAAA AGCCCACGGTTCCCCAACCAACACCACCAATACAGGGGCCACGTGTCGCTGCCTCCACTCACCTGCCACCCACTCTGACCCAGCAACAGACAGGTAGCAGAAAGCTCCAGCCAT AGGCGGGCTCCGCGAACTCCTGGTCTCAGAGCTCAGCGGCGACGGAATCAAAGAGGCCGCTGCTGCCCAAGAAGCAGAAGCGGCTGGCAAGTAGGTGCTGGCTGGTCCACTCCCTGAAGGGCCACGAGGTAGGCTCATGGGGCGGCGCCGGGCTCTCGGGCTCAGAGGGCGAGCTGCGACGCTGTGCAGTGCAGAAGCTGCCTGAGCTGTTGAAGGAGCGCGAGCTGGCCCTGGGCACACTCAACAAGGTGTTCGCGTCGCAGTGGCTGAACACTAGGCAGGTGGTGTGTGGCACCAAGTGTAACACCCTCTTCGTGGTGGATGTGCACTCGGGTCAGATCACGCGGGATCGGGGGCCCTGGTTGGCCCGGGCTCAGCAGACCTGCGGTATCCACACCATTGAGCTGAATCCCTCCAAGACGCTTCTGGCCACTGGGGGTGAGAATCCCAACAGCCTGGCTATCTACCAGCTGCCCACCCTGGACCCCGTGTGCCTGGGCGACCGCCATGGCCACAAGGACTGGATTTTCACTATCGTTTGGATGAGTGACATAGTGGCTGTGAGCGGCTCCCGTGACAGCACAGTGGCGCTGTGGCGGATGGATCCCGACATGTTCAATGGCAGCATCGCTTGGCACAATGACGCTGGTCTTCCTGTGTACGCCCACATCCGTCCGAGGGACATGGAGACCATCCCCAGGTCCAGCACCAGCCCCAGTAACCGCAAGGTGCAGGCTCTGGCCTTCAGCGGCAAGAACCAGGAGCTGGGAGCGGTGTCCTTGGACGGCTACTTCCACCTGTGGAAAGCCCGCAGCACTCTGTCCAGGCTGTTGTCCATCAGGCTGCCTTACTGCCGAGAGAACGTGTGCCTGACCTACTGTGATGAGTTGTCCCTGTACGCGGTGGGCTCCCAGTCCCATGTCTCCTTCTTAGATCCACGCCAACGTCAGCAGAATATCCGGCCCCTGTGCTCCCGAGAGGGCGGCACAGGTGTGCGCTCGCTGAGTTTCTACCAGCATATCATCACCGTGGGCACAGGCCATGGCTCCCTGCTCTTCTATGACATCCGCGCCCAGAAGTTCCTGGAGGAGAGGGCCTCAACCAGCCCGGATGCCTCTCCTGGGCCCTCAGGAAGGAAGCTCAAACTCACCTGTGGCAGAGGCTGGCTCAACCACGATGACCTGTGGGTGAACTACTTTGGTGGGATTGGCGAGTTCCCCAATGCGCTCTACACCCACTGCTACAACTGGCCAGAGATGAAGCTCTTCGTGGCTGGGGGACCTCTCCCTTCAGGCCTCCATGGGAACGACGCAGGACTCTGGAGCTAA